Proteins co-encoded in one Arachis hypogaea cultivar Tifrunner chromosome 13, arahy.Tifrunner.gnm2.J5K5, whole genome shotgun sequence genomic window:
- the LOC140177968 gene encoding ribulose bisphosphate carboxylase/oxygenase activase 2, chloroplastic-like: protein MAASVSTIGAVKGTPVSLNGSGAVASSVPNSSAFFGSNLKKITSRIYSSSKVSSGSFKIVAIDEDKQTGTDRWKGLVYDISDDQQDITRRKGIL from the exons ATGGCTGCTTCAGTTTCAACCATAGGAGCTGTCAAAGGAACTCCA GTGAGTTTGAATGGTTCTGGAGCTGTGGCTTCATCAGTTCCCAATTCATCAGCTTTCTTCGGAAGCAACTTGAAGAAGATTACATCAAGAATCTACAGCAGTAGCAAGGTTTCCTCCGGAAGCTTCAAGATTGTGGCGATCGATGAGGACAAGCAGACAGGTACGGACAGATGGAAAGGGTTGGTCTATGATATCTCAGATGACCAGCAAGACATCACAAGAAGGAAGGGTATTTTGTAG